From the Kazachstania africana CBS 2517 chromosome 12, complete genome genome, the window AATGAATTGAGTCTATCTCCGAATTTGCTTTTTTAGTTAGCTTGACCGTAGTATCATTTTCTAGTTCCCATTTCTTCCCATTGGTATATTTCGTATATTGAAAACTCTGAATGAGAAGCTTCATATCTTCCTTCTTTACCGTCACTAGGAACCTTCCAGAATGGTGTAGATCGATTAATACATCGGCATCCACCGGTAATGGCTCGATGGCCAAGGTGCCAGGATCCGACCttaaatcaaaagaaaatacgTGTGAATCCGTCCTGACAATCATCCAGTACCCATTTGAGGCAAATTGTACCATCTTAATCATGTTTCCCTCCttgatttcattgtttAAACGGAAAGTTGTTGGTAACTCATTTGGTTTCAGTAAGTTATAGATGTCGACATTTGTGTCATTAACTAGTGCTAAAAGAATGCCATCTTTATGCAAGGATGCAGAGTGGTACTTATCGAAGGAACTGCCAGGCAGTATATTTATAGTTTTACCGCCACTATAGGGCTTAAAAATGGCCTTCCCCGTCGTCTCTACTATCAGGAAGTAGTCTTTCATTATGTATTCATGttcattgatgaagatggcGCCGCTTTGTAATTCTATCGATTGAAGTACTTGTTGTGAGTCAATGTCGTAGGTAAAAACTTTATTTTCCGAGTCTTGGAACAGAATTTTCCTTGAATTTGTTATAGTGATGTACTTGAAAGGGTTTTGTGAATCGTAGGGGGCTTCTGAATTGGTTTCTACAGATCCATCCATAACAATAAATGCCTTCTTAGAGTCATCATATACTGCTGATTTGATGGTATTGCCCTGTAAACTTGTAACGGTTTTTAAACTTGGATGATCAGATAatgaatataaatatttagtGGATAACTTCCAGTCACATTGTAAA encodes:
- the PRP19 gene encoding E3 ubiquitin-protein ligase PRP19 (similar to Saccharomyces cerevisiae PRP19 (YLL036C); ancestral locus Anc_4.18), giving the protein MLCAISGKPAKIPVLSPSSKCIFEKSLIENYINETGKDPITNASITVDSLIPVSLHEQQLSYTNSLNSSTLNSNYSVPNLLSTLQNEFDAIMLENFKLRKTLDIMSKKLSTALYERDAAKLVAANLLNEKKTTLEDITMIVSNINDENSSMEKFNDTLMSESKSFVKLTKKNKYGSNLQCDWKLSTKYLYSLSDHPSLKTVTSLQGNTIKSAVYDDSKKAFIVMDGSVETNSEAPYDSQNPFKYITITNSRKILFQDSENKVFTYDIDSQQVLQSIELQSGAIFINEHEYIMKDYFLIVETTGKAIFKPYSGGKTINILPGSSFDKYHSASLHKDGILLALVNDTNVDIYNLLKPNELPTTFRLNNEIKEGNMIKMVQFASNGYWMIVRTDSHVFSFDLRSDPGTLAIEPLPVDADVLIDLHHSGRFLVTVKKEDMKLLIQSFQYTKYTNGKKWELENDTTVKLTKKANSEIDSIHLLYDDKNHCEIILKYETFVKYIK